In Capsicum annuum cultivar UCD-10X-F1 chromosome 7, UCD10Xv1.1, whole genome shotgun sequence, one genomic interval encodes:
- the LOC107878908 gene encoding photosystem II 10 kDa polypeptide, chloroplastic, protein MASTVMSSLSLKPTFTLEKTVKGLPSLSRSPSSFRVVASGKKIKTDKPYGINGGMDLRDGLDASGRKPKGKGVYQFVDKYGANVDGYSPIYDTNDWSPSGDVYVGGTTGLAIWAVTLLGILAGGALLVYNTSALAQ, encoded by the exons ATGGCAAGCACAGTAATGAGCTCATTGAGCTTAAAGCCAACTTTCACTTTGGAGAAAACAGTGAAAGGACTGCCATCACTTTCAAGATCTCCTTCTTCCTTCAGAGTTGTGGCAAGTGGCAAGAAGATTAAGACTGACAAGCCTTATG GAATTAATGGAGGCATGGACTTGAGAGATGGTCTTGATGCCTCAGGCAGGAAGCCCAAG GGAAAGGGTGTGTACCAATTTGTTGACAAATATGGAGCTAATGTTGATGGATACAG TCCTATCTACGACACAAATGACTGGTCTCCAAGTGGTGATGTCTATGTTGGAG GTACCACAGGCTTAGCCATATGGGCAGTGACCTTGCTTGGCATTCTTGCAGGAGGTGCTCTTCTCGTCTACAACACAAGTGCTTTGGCACAGTAG
- the LOC107876960 gene encoding plant-specific TFIIB-related protein PTF2, translated as MDNSRACNSCGKRTIGSDLDTGHAVCTSCGVIQEFDNYNPQIGGISGPAGTYIRAGTSGTGTLYNYKETKIYEAQKEIEVLMYQLGFSPKKSEEVKAMVVKITEGEYGVGRWFTVLIGACAYVVMRLDVKPLAIVKVANVVGCDIYELGRMVYRVVDFLDLKLPGFDIVDSFEYYLRNAPSFSGVDQDVIGKMLKQGVFLVQCLVKWYVTTGRRPLPVVAAVLVFVSQLNQIEVKIEDVANELQVAVVTCRLRYKELLERLVKVARGLPWGQDVTVKNIMKHVTFVIQYMELKSMAKKSDKRKCFEDAGFDLDYLIDDCLSIDTDYNLDVADTENESQYFQMDRASRLSIESANKFQMSQECLAMIYSRIKNEMYVVESKNNRNNNTRKRKRRYDVLPYVEWWKGESEMSKKLLVKDIVEKDVGLSAMPPSYDGGCLAYERRKERIKAAKFRIHKTMYPSNAGATDKIELCPVEHANAGKKRRRKKQVDVDWEDFIIETLLLHQVEEEEIEKGYYKNLLDLHVFNY; from the coding sequence ATGGACAATTCTCGTGCCTGCAACAGTTGTGGAAAGCGAACTATCGGTTCAGATTTAGATACAGGTCATGCCGTCTGCACATCATGTGGAGTTATTCAAGAATTCGATAATTACAATCCTCAAATTGGTGGAATTTCTGGCCCAGCTGGAACATACATTCGCGCTGGAACTTCTGGTACTGGAACCCTTTATAATTACAAAGAAACTAAAATCTACGAAGCCCAGAAAGAGATTGAAGTGTTAATGTATCAATTAGGATTTTCTCCTAAGAAATCTGAAGAAGTAAAGGCTATGGTAGTGAAAATTACTGAAGGAGAATATGGGGTGGGGAGATGGTTTACGGTGTTGATTGGTGCGTGTGCGTATGTTGTAATGAGGCTAGATGTAAAGCCGTTGGCCATCGTTAAGGTAGCTAATGTAGTGGGGTGTGATATTTATGAATTGGGTAGAATGGTTTATAGGgttgttgattttcttgatttgaagTTGCCTGGATTCGACATTGTGGATTCGTTTGAGTATTATCTTAGGAATGCTCCGAGTTTTAGTGGGGTTGATCAGGATGTGATTGGGAAGATGTTGAAGCAAGGTGTGTTTTTGGTGCAGTGTTTGGTTAAGTGGTACGTGACAACGGGGAGGAGACCGTTGCCTGTTGTGGCAGcggttttggtgtttgtttcgcaGTTGAATCAAATTGAGGTGAAGATTGAGGATGTGGCAAATGAGTTACAAGTGGCGGTTGTTACTTGTAGGTTGAGGTATAAGGAGCTTTTAGAGAGGCTCGTGAAGGTTGCTCGAGGTTTGCCTTGGGGTCAGGATGTTACGGTTAAGAATATTATGAAGCATGTGACGTTTGTTATTCAATACATGGAGTTGAAGTCAATGGCAAAGAAGAGCGATAAAAGGAAGTGTTTTGAGGACGCGGGGTTTGATTTGGATTACTTGATTGATGATTGTTTAAGCATCGACACTGATTATAATTTAGATGTTGCTGACACCGAAAATGAGTCACAATACTTTCAGATGGATCGTGCATCAAGGTTGAGTATTGAAAGTGCAAATAAATTCCAAATGTCACAAGAGTGTTTGGCAATGATTTATTCGAGGATTAAGAATGAAATGTATGTAGTGGAGTCTAAGAACAACAGAAATAATAACACTAGGAAAAGGAAGAGAAGGTACGACGTACTTCCATACGTAGAATGGTGGAAGGGCGAATCAGAAATGAGCAAAAAACTTTTAGTGAAGGATATAGTGGAGAAAGATGTGGGCTTGAGTGCTATGCCTCCTTCTTATGATGGTGGTTGCTTGGCATATGAAAGGAGAAAAGAGAGGATAAAGGCTGCAAAATTTCGAATCCATAAGACAATGTATCCTTCCAATGCTGGTGCAACTGATAAGATTGAACTATGCCCCGTCGAACATGCAAATGCTGGAAAGAAAAGGAGAAGGAAGAAGCAAGTTGATGTTGATTGGGAGGACTTTATTATTGAGACCCTTCTCCTTCATCAGGTGGAAGAAGAAGAGATAGAGAAGGGGTATTATAAAAACCTGTTGGACTTGCATGTTTTCAACTATTGA
- the LOC107878907 gene encoding DNA repair protein recA homolog 1, chloroplastic, protein MELLLSLPVKAQFFGAKICYNSPSYSTSVKLYHKVSRAQISARGIRVRSEFDQKINGAFSPDSDARFLDRQKALEAAMNDINSSFGKGSVTRLGSAGGALVETFPSGCLTLDFALGGGLPKGRIVEIYGPESSGKTTLALHAIAEVQKLGGNAMLVDAEHAFDPAYSKSLGVDVENLIVCQPDNGEMALEIADRMCRSGAVDLICIDSVSALTPRAEIEGEIGMQQMGLQARLMSQALRKMSGNASKAGCTLIFLNQIRYKIGVYYGNPEVTSGGIALKFFASVRLEIRPTGKIKSAKGDEEVGLKVRVRVQKSKVSRPYKQAEFEIIFGEGVSKLGCVLDCAELIEVVSKKGSWYNYGEHRLGQGREKALQYLRENPLISEEIEKMVRSSVLEAAGFGGSSSLKHQLPQLLEEDALQEMQ, encoded by the exons ATGGAGTTGTTGTTAAGTTTGCCAGTGAAAGCTCAGTTTTTTGGCGCCAAAATTTGTTACAATTCCCCAAGCTATTCAACTTCAGTAAAATTATACCATAAAGTGTCTCGAGCTCAAATTTCAGCACGTGGAATTAGGGTTCGTTCTGAATTTGACCAAAAAATCAATGGCGCTTTCTCTCCTGATTCTGACGCTCGCTTTCTAGACCGG CAAAAAGCATTGGAAGCTGCAATGAACGATATAAACAGCTCGTTTGGCAAAGGAAGTGTTACTAGATTGGGTAGTGCTGGCGGAGCTCTGGt TGAAACTTTTCCCAGTGGCTGCTTGACGCTAGACTTTGCTTTAGGTGGTGGCCTTCCCAAAGGCAGAATTGTTGag ATATATGGGCCCGAAAGTAGTGGAAAGACTACCTTAGCTCTCCATGCTATTGCAGAAGTGCAG AAGCTAGGAGGCAATGCGATGCTTGTTGATGCTGAGCATGCTTTTGATCCTGCATACTCCAAATCACTTGGAGTAGATGTAGAGAATTTGATTGTCTGCCAGCCTGATAATGGGGAGATGGCTCTAGAAA TCGCAGACCGAATGTGTAGATCAGGTGCTGTAGATCTTATTTGTATTGATTCAGTCTCAGCCCTCACTCCACGAGCTGAAATTGAG GGAGAAATTGGGATGCAGCAAATGGGTTTACAAGCACGCCTGATGAGTCAAGCTTTACGTAAAATGTCAGGCAATGCTTCCAAAGCTGGATGTACTCTTATATTCCTCAATCAGATAAGATACAAG ATTGGTGTTTATTACGGAAATCCTGAGGTAACAAGTGGAGGGATTGCCTTAAAGTTTTTCGCCTCCGTTCGACTTGAGATCCGTCCTACAGGGAAAATAAAATCT GCAAAAGGAGATGAGGAAGTGGGCCTTAAAGTCCGGGTGAGAGTTCAAAAGAGTAAG GTTTCTAGACCATACAAGCAAGCAGAGTTTGAAATTATCTTTGGAGAAGGAGTGAGCAAGCTG GGTTGCGTATTAGATTGTGCTGAACTGATTGAAGTGGTGTCTAAGAAGGGTTCATGGTATAACTATGGAGAGCATAG GCTGGGACAGGGACGAGAGAAAGCACTGCAatatttgagagaaaatcctCTTATCTCTGAAGAAATAGAAAAG ATGGTTAGGTCATCCGTGCTAGAGGCAGCGGGGTTTGGAGGCTCCTCTTCATTGAAACATCAACTGCCACAGCTTCTGGAGGAAGATGCACTTCAAGAGATGCAATAA
- the LOC107878909 gene encoding uncharacterized protein LOC107878909: MASEVASTEDVLNALLEYLVDPRLPFKSSVLKEAPTLSQQQSVATQLHAVVILYNYYQRKQNPQAQYLDLESFCKLAITLRPALMSYMKFTDQSDPTASKDMNNDLSVAEKAIQDACNISCALDALRDVPSIKKWLISKVSVLLLDSKKEACSLLYSSVTEGVWSLLEKSLELPTAEIEGTVERKKRRTSIRPVTVERNDDDSGFQQLAFSAVQDATGIPKSDLVTLEKHVVYSLTKEKTASCFYIMQCTKSINEDLQIPVKEFLESLQGPLVKKSCGSWSATEGVEYFHLLPYASILSNFFLRDVSSLGGSNTRSHKDIRDSCEKEISESRISSSDQNLGNVSIRTAVGSESACKEASALKGSQSVEVKIEPTEAKTPDESSEVFIGTKSDHIGLEISEAKNGDGCHEKVGRSAVGQEATAVGGPHNIRESEETGTDNSVKTTEVADLPGDNLNGVNLKCLNDTSNKVHHEKIRDHEESTVEELHGIIDHPKTPEEKTEEPVKSTKGCEDNVYNDMELAGSHLEPMEVKIDDGYHLSSSPTRPQRMDVDACIPCSKNGNSSKDGKLTKEVHHHQKKRTRESDGEIIGRGIIHKAQRAAEVKADEERDFSTISPNQNEISVAHTGHVPCKPESMDIGDLKTVLASKEEALTKSSLEVLLHKRQKLCHQQLKIRNEIASFDERIQRILDGGKGSLALKLETVLDFCDETCSRIELLSKNTASN; encoded by the exons ATGGCTTCGGAGGTGGCTTCTACAGAGGACGTGTTGAATGCATTGCTGGAATACTTAGTTGATCCTCGGTTGCCTTTTAAATCATCTGTCCTTAAGGAAGCTCCCACTCTTTCTCAGCAGCAGTCTGTAGCCACACAG TTGCATGCTGTTGTGATACTTTACAACTACTACCAGAGGAAGCAAAATCCACAGGCGCAATATTTAGATTTGGAGTCATTCTGCAAGTTGGCCATAACCCTGAGGCCGGCGTTGATGTCATACATGAAGTTCACGGATCAGTCTGATCCAACTGCCTCCAAGGACATGAACAATGATCTCTCGGTGGCTGAAAAAGCAATCCAAGATGCTTGCAACATATCTTGTGCTTTGGATGCCTTGAGAGATGTTCCATCAATAAAAAAATGGTTAATTTCCAAAGTTTCTGTCTTATTGCTAGACTCTAAGAAAGAAGCATGTTCGCTGCTTTATAGTTCTGTCACTGAAGGGGTTTGGTCTCTCCTCGAAAAAAGTCTTGAGCTTCCCACTGCTGAAATAGAAGGTACGGTGGAGAGAAAAAAGAGGCGAACCAGTATAAGACCAGTGACTGTAGAGCGAAATGATGATGACTCTGGCTTTCAGCAGCTTGCATTTTCGGCTGTCCAGGATGCAACAG GTATTCCTAAGTCTGACCTTGTGACTTTGGAGAAGCATGTGGTGTATTCACTAACAAAAGAAAAGACAGCGTCTTGCTTTTACATCATGCAATGTACCAAATCAATCAATGAAGACCTTCAAATTCCTGTCAAGGAGTTTCTTGAGAG TTTACAGGGTCCATTGGTGAAAAAGAGTTGTGGTAGTTGGTCTGCTACAGAAGGAGTTGAGTACTTTCATCTGCTTCCCTATGCCAGTATTTTGTCAAACTTTTTCCTGAG GGACGTTTCTAGTTTGGGTGGCTCAAATACAAGAAGCCATAAGGATATAAGAGACAGCTGTGAAAAAGAAATTTCTGAGAGCAGAATCTCATCGtctgatcaaaacttgggcaatGTAAGCATCAGGACTGCTGTAGGTTCAGAAAGTGCTTGCAAAGAGGCAAGTGCTCTTAAAGGAAGTCAGAGTGTAGAGGTGAAGATTGAACCGACGGAAGCAAAGACGCCTGATGAAAGTTCTGAAGTTTTTATTGGAACCAAGTCAGATCACATAGGCCTAGAAATTTCAGAGGCAAAAAATGGTGATGGTTGCCATGAAAAAGTTGGCCGTTCTGCTGTTGGTCAAGAAGCAACAGCTGTAGGTGGCCCCCATAATATACGGGAAAGTGAAGAAACTGGAACAGATAATTCAGTTAAAACTACAGAAGTTGCAGATCTTCCTGGTGATAACCTAAATGGAGTCAACTTGAAATGCTTAAATGATACAAGCAACAAGGTACACCATGAAAAAATCAGAGACCATGAGGAATCAACTGTAGAAGAACTTCATGGTATAATCGACCACCCAAAGACACCAGAAGAGAAAACTGAGGAGCCGGTGAAGTCCACTAAAGGCTGTGAAGACAATGTTTATAATGATATGGAGTTAGCTGGTTCTCATCTCGAACCTATGGAGGTGAAAATTGATGATGGTTATCACCTTTCTAGTTCTCCTACTAGGCCTCAGAGGATGGATGTTGATGCATGTATTCCTTGCTCCAAAAATGGAAATAGCAGTAAGGATGGTAAGCTAACCAAAGAAGTTCATCATCACCAGAAAAAGAGGACGAGGGAGAGTGATGGAGAAATCATTGGAAGGGGTATAATTCACAAG GCACAAAGAGCTGCTGAGGTGAAGGCTGATGAAGAGCGTGACTTTTCCACTATCTCACCTAATCAAAATGAAATTTCTGTGGCACATACTGGGCATGTTCCTTGCAAGCCTGAATCTATGGATATAGGCGATTTAAAAACTGTTTTGGCTTCAAAAGAGGAGGCTTTGACAAAAAGTTCCCTTGAAGTTCTTCTTCATAAACGGCAGAAACTG TGTCATCAACAACTTAAAATCAGAAATGAAATTGCTTCATTTGATGAAAGAATTCAGAGAATCTTAGATG GTGGCAAAGGTAGTTTGGCTCTAAAACTAGAAACGGTCCTGGACTTCTGTGATGAAACATGCTCGAGGATAGAGCTGCTATCCAAGAACACGGCCAGTAACTGA